From the Odocoileus virginianus isolate 20LAN1187 ecotype Illinois chromosome 20, Ovbor_1.2, whole genome shotgun sequence genome, the window ACAGTCGCCGGGTCAGCATCCAAGACTCTCAGTCCAGCACCCCAACTCGCCGGGTCAGCATCCAAGAGCCCCTGCCTATTGTCCACAGTCGCCGGGTCAGTATCCAAGACTCCCAGTCCAGCACCCCGACTCGCCGGGTCAGCATCCAAGACTCTCAGTCCAGCACCCCGACTCGTCGGGTCAGCATCCAAGAGCCCCTGCCTATTGTCCACAGTCGCCGGGTCAGTATCCAAGACTCTCAGTCCAGCACCCCGAGTCGCCGGGTCAGTATCCAAGACCCTCTATCCATCAACAGTCAGCGACTCAGTATTGAGGACACGACACCCGTCATCGGCTCTCACCAGGCCAGCATACAAGACCCACTATCCGTCACCTACAGCCGCCAGTTCCACACCCGAGACGCGCCCCCAGTTTTCCAAAGTCGCTTCTTCAGCAACCAAAACCCCCTGCTAACTACTCGCACCCCTCTGACCAACATAAAATCAGTGACCTACCACAGCCAACTTAGTGTCCAGAGTCCCCAGTTAAGTCTTCAAAGCTCCACTTCACCAGTGCGGGCCAGAGTCGATGTCCCCCTTTCAATTACTCACAGTCCTGAGGCCAGTATCAAAAGTGTCGAGTCAATTGTCTGGACCTCCCAGGAGACCATCAGAGACTCTTCGACCAGCTCCCAaatcagccagtccatcctggaaAACAACACTCAGAACTTACCATCAGCCTCCTTCGAGAACAGTGCTGGCAGGTGAGAGGCAGGGGTGCAGGGAGTAGGGCGGGTTTGGGGTCCAGAGTTCTAGGGGGTGGGCTATCAGGCAAAAGTCAGGGACCAGGGAGGCATGGTCAGTATATGAAGTAGAGGTTGGACTTAGGGGTAGCAGGGATGAAGGCTGGCCCTGGGTAGGGCACGGCATAGAGCCTGGACTTGTGATTCCACCCAGCGATTGGAAGGGGCGGTGGCAGCTCCTGGAAGCTAGGAACTGGCCAGGGAGCCTTGAGGCTGTTCCGGGGCTGAGCAGGTCCTAGAGGGGGGACCTGGGGGATACAGGGCATGGAGAATGGACACAGGGAAGAGAGAGTCTGAACGTCAGATTGGCCGGGATTCTGGCAGTTGGACCTGGAAGCCGGGGGGGCTCAGCTGGGCTGGCCGGCTGGACCCGATGCTGACCCTGGTGGTGGACCACCCACT encodes:
- the LOC110135446 gene encoding serine-rich adhesin for platelets-like isoform X6, with protein sequence MAQRSHSGEQSAQPGSLPAAPSSSQGETQNLSSSTFRSRVSNQDSQSCPQTRRVSIQEPLPIVHSRRVSIQDSQPSTPTRRVSIQEPLPILYSRRVSIQEPLPIVHSRRVSIQDSQSSTPTRRVSIQEPLPIVHSRRVSIQDSQSSTPTRRVSIQDSQSSTPTRRVSIQEPLPIVHSRRVSIQDSQSSTPSRRVSIQDPLSINSQRLSIEDTTPVIGSHQASIQDPLSVTYSRQFHTRDAPPVFQSRFFSNQNPLLTTRTPLTNIKSVTYHSQLSVQSPQLSLQSSTSPVRARVDVPLSITHSPEASIKSVESIVWTSQETIRDSSTSSQISQSILENNTQNLPSASFENSAGSPGSTSRCPWHSLGTLASGPSPSTPSCSSAARMWPACTRTSMILGILFYLMQAREYLQEGMTYKLGCSFYLAWTGVFFFVMIGLFSYLNYINFWSLLANQAIWT
- the LOC110135446 gene encoding uncharacterized protein isoform X7, which produces MAQRSHSGEQSAQPGSLPAAPSSSQGETQNLSSSTFRSRVSNQDSQSCPQTRRVSIQEPLPIVHSRRVSIQDSQPSTPTRRVSIQEPLPILYSRRVSIQEPLPIVHSRRVSIQDSQSSTPTRRVSIQEPLPIVHSRRVSIQDSQSSTPTRRVSIQDSQSSTPTRRVSIQEPLPIVHSRRVSIQDSQSSTPSRRVSIQDPLSINSQRLSIEDTTPVIGSHQASIQDPLSVTYSRQFHTRDAPPVFQSRFFSNQNPLLTTRTPLTNIKSVTYHSQLSVQSPQLSLQSSTSPVRARVDVPLSITHSPEASIKSVESIVWTSQETIRDSSTSSQISQSILENNTQNLPSASFENSAGRCLDKYRLSHSQLPMGWWLLHEAKRISRQLNLLLSLASIVIIGLISLGQPWIHFQVPLALPGDPGFRTISIDTILFIRCPDVACMHEYDQNASLTTLASYYP